A single window of Treponema denticola ATCC 35405 DNA harbors:
- a CDS encoding OadG family protein yields the protein MIRLRISHFDKLQREKLLKVFISFSDKRNMNSPDFFYVIKNVVLSPIVIGVTIVCGLILSFIFYVMSYKKKPRRFAVKKKAPKPGKEKTPASKEEAAGEEGEE from the coding sequence TTGATAAGGTTAAGAATCTCCCATTTTGACAAGCTGCAAAGAGAGAAGCTTCTAAAAGTTTTTATAAGTTTTTCCGATAAAAGAAATATGAATTCGCCCGATTTTTTTTATGTTATAAAAAATGTTGTACTTTCTCCCATAGTGATCGGAGTAACCATTGTTTGCGGTCTTATTTTAAGCTTTATTTTTTATGTAATGAGCTATAAGAAAAAACCGAGGCGTTTTGCTGTAAAAAAGAAAGCACCCAAACCTGGAAAGGAAAAAACGCCTGCCTCCAAAGAAGAAGCTGCAGGTGAGGAAGGGGAAGAATAG
- a CDS encoding Fic family protein, whose translation MRPFNYSEIKNQKWDSGTLGLIAAIYKEAGKQEMYLKQRPEELEKLVEIAKIQSTEASNAIEGIVTTSTRIKQLVKEKTTPKNRDEQEIAGYRDVLNIIHESFDAIPLSQNYILQLHKILYSHMNNPMAGRIKSVQNYISAAYSDNHTEILFTPLAPFETSEALDKICEEYNRVIGNMEVEPLIAIPVFIHDFLCIHPFNDGNGRMSRLLTTLLLYRNGFYVGKYISLEAKIAKNKDLYYDALGRAQIGWHEGEEDVVPFIKYLLGTVLAAYRDFADRFALVEIKLPALETVRRAALNKIGRFTKQDIRELCPSLSISSIEGGLRKLVSAGELKREGSGKNICYYRLK comes from the coding sequence ATGAGACCATTTAATTATTCTGAAATCAAAAATCAAAAGTGGGATTCCGGCACCCTTGGTCTGATTGCTGCAATATATAAAGAAGCCGGAAAACAGGAAATGTACTTGAAACAACGTCCGGAAGAATTAGAGAAACTGGTCGAGATTGCAAAGATACAAAGTACAGAGGCATCGAATGCAATTGAAGGTATTGTAACAACAAGTACCCGTATCAAGCAGTTGGTGAAAGAGAAAACAACACCTAAAAATCGTGATGAGCAAGAAATTGCGGGTTACCGTGATGTATTAAATATAATTCACGAAAGTTTTGATGCGATTCCTCTTTCACAAAACTATATTCTGCAGCTCCATAAGATTTTGTATAGTCATATGAACAATCCGATGGCAGGCAGAATAAAAAGTGTACAGAACTATATCAGTGCTGCATATTCGGATAATCATACGGAAATATTATTTACGCCGCTTGCTCCCTTTGAAACATCGGAGGCGTTGGATAAAATTTGTGAAGAATATAACCGAGTAATTGGAAATATGGAAGTGGAGCCCTTAATAGCAATTCCTGTTTTTATTCATGATTTTCTCTGCATACATCCTTTTAACGATGGTAACGGAAGAATGAGCCGGCTGCTGACAACTCTTCTGTTATACAGAAACGGCTTTTATGTAGGAAAATATATCTCTTTGGAAGCAAAAATTGCAAAAAACAAGGATTTATATTATGACGCACTTGGTAGAGCTCAGATTGGTTGGCATGAAGGCGAAGAAGATGTTGTTCCTTTTATCAAATACTTGCTTGGAACGGTTCTTGCGGCCTATAGAGATTTTGCAGACCGCTTTGCTTTAGTAGAAATAAAACTTCCTGCTCTTGAAACTGTAAGACGTGCCGCTCTAAATAAGATTGGCCGATTTACTAAGCAGGATATTCGTGAGCTTTGTCCTTCTCTGAGTATAAGTTCTATCGAGGGTGGACTCCGAAAATTAGTATCAGCCGGTGAATTGAAAAGAGAAGGCTCCGGAAAAAACATTTGCTATTATAGATTAAAGTAA
- a CDS encoding PTS sugar transporter subunit IIA: protein MEFKDALKPDSVDLKDVITPETINLHLKGTTKEAIIDELLDTLVKAGKVKDRVATKACVLDRERKMSTGMKHGIAIPHGKTDSVSDLVACIGIADNPVDFDSLDQEPARIFIMTLSPLDKTGPHLQFLAQISLLFKSAEKREELLRATNEQAVIKLLMESDEE from the coding sequence ATGGAATTTAAAGATGCATTGAAACCCGATTCTGTAGATTTAAAGGATGTTATAACTCCTGAAACCATTAATCTGCACTTAAAAGGGACTACAAAAGAAGCTATTATTGATGAGTTACTTGATACGCTTGTAAAAGCCGGAAAAGTAAAGGATAGGGTTGCTACAAAGGCTTGCGTTTTAGATAGAGAACGCAAGATGTCTACAGGTATGAAGCATGGCATAGCCATACCTCATGGAAAGACGGACTCTGTAAGTGATCTCGTTGCCTGTATAGGCATTGCAGATAATCCGGTAGACTTCGATTCTTTGGATCAAGAACCGGCCAGAATATTTATTATGACTCTTTCCCCTCTGGATAAGACAGGCCCCCACTTGCAGTTCCTTGCACAGATAAGTTTATTATTCAAAAGTGCAGAAAAAAGAGAAGAACTTCTAAGGGCTACAAACGAACAAGCCGTCATCAAGCTTTTAATGGAAAGCGACGAAGAGTAA
- a CDS encoding DUF5312 family protein, with protein MSSESPEAVKRRKLKDIAKTIGKTRYSKWYKSSSQEVLPQAAQFFYSIYKVVGPARPLLAGAASSKVLKNVTVENSLSDKQRKLIENLSEESIIEQSKNTNAEVFAEKVKKELKTFIGELDSDQAQKIDLSYQHLDAFIQFVLFDYYFLLRKFDSNFIENNFNYTPNFQAIRGEYISEDLKDFASVFYQLSFDTDWNLIFDIIKTYKNIQPVHAGQWKKLLGALGDLRRSRALEYIIQHITEDIIYTVETTPFTEKVTDTYVSQIKTNTQNVIHKLIEEQRSSKVAVLINKIFGEQVISGMKNYVIDANRAFTRRGLSGYIYAEEMSYLKSFLIEYVKTDIRALCDLFLVRGNWGGFAGTTADFSNSFHAIMQVTSKTIEFDDKLSEVSDIGVKFRTLLSRMEREKEAGRQAAKLLNDVNETALKLINISLKHIIVIGNNFKTIIADYDKPRRELIQNWKEIEQNSERPVREWLVEAYKKIYDFTMLMQLFIKKE; from the coding sequence ATGTCCTCAGAGAGCCCCGAGGCCGTCAAAAGACGTAAATTAAAGGATATTGCAAAAACCATAGGAAAAACCAGATACAGTAAATGGTATAAATCGAGTTCTCAAGAGGTATTACCCCAAGCGGCACAATTTTTTTACAGCATTTATAAGGTCGTAGGCCCGGCCCGGCCCCTTTTAGCAGGAGCAGCTTCTTCAAAGGTTTTAAAAAACGTTACTGTAGAAAATTCTCTTTCGGACAAACAAAGAAAGTTAATTGAAAATTTATCCGAAGAATCAATAATAGAACAATCAAAAAATACAAATGCCGAAGTCTTCGCCGAAAAGGTAAAAAAGGAATTAAAAACCTTTATAGGTGAACTTGATTCCGATCAAGCACAAAAAATAGATCTAAGTTACCAACATCTTGATGCCTTTATACAGTTTGTCCTTTTCGATTATTATTTTTTACTTCGAAAATTCGATTCCAACTTTATTGAAAATAATTTCAACTATACCCCCAACTTTCAGGCAATAAGAGGAGAGTATATTTCCGAAGACTTAAAAGATTTTGCATCGGTTTTTTATCAGTTAAGTTTCGATACCGACTGGAATCTTATCTTCGATATAATAAAGACCTATAAAAACATTCAACCGGTTCATGCAGGCCAATGGAAAAAACTTTTAGGAGCTTTAGGCGACCTTCGCCGCTCACGGGCTCTCGAATATATTATCCAACATATTACCGAGGATATAATTTACACGGTTGAAACTACCCCCTTTACCGAAAAAGTAACCGATACCTACGTATCACAAATTAAAACAAACACCCAAAACGTTATCCATAAACTCATCGAAGAGCAAAGATCGTCAAAGGTTGCGGTTTTAATAAACAAAATATTCGGGGAGCAAGTCATCTCCGGCATGAAAAACTACGTCATCGATGCAAACCGAGCTTTTACAAGAAGAGGATTATCGGGGTATATCTATGCCGAAGAAATGAGTTATCTAAAATCTTTTTTAATAGAATATGTAAAAACTGATATACGGGCTCTGTGCGACCTATTTTTAGTACGGGGAAATTGGGGAGGCTTTGCCGGCACTACAGCAGATTTTTCCAATAGTTTTCATGCAATAATGCAGGTAACTTCCAAAACAATAGAGTTTGACGATAAACTTTCCGAGGTCTCCGATATAGGAGTAAAGTTCCGAACCCTTCTTTCCAGAATGGAAAGAGAAAAGGAAGCAGGACGCCAGGCCGCAAAACTTCTAAATGATGTAAACGAAACAGCCCTTAAGCTTATAAATATTTCACTAAAACATATAATAGTGATTGGCAATAACTTTAAGACAATCATAGCCGATTATGACAAACCCCGCCGTGAATTAATTCAAAACTGGAAAGAAATTGAACAAAATTCGGAAAGGCCCGTAAGGGAATGGCTTGTCGAAGCCTACAAAAAAATCTACGATTTTACCATGCTAATGCAGCTTTTTATAAAAAAAGAATAA
- a CDS encoding ATP-dependent 6-phosphofructokinase — translation MKKTDFSISTLGECKIQSPIMLSETHGDLIANYVTDNEFIRYNLDASLGETGEPLTHADIIEKAGPRQKIYFSPNYVHAAIATCGGLCPGINDVIRAIVRCLWTRYGVRRISGIKFGYKGFISEYGFSPVPLTPEAVNGIHKTGGSFLGTSRGGGTRVTEIVDGIEQMNINMVFFIGGDGTQKGALEVSREIERRKLKISVIGIPKTIDNDLSFIQKSFGFDTAIAKATESVAAANMEASSQINGIGLVKLMGRESGFIATHTAIACHEAHFVLIPEVRFELGGENGFLKLLEKKLIENGYALIVAAEGAGQHLMNIEEETDASGNKKLADIGLFLKKEITEYFDKIGMHINLKYIDPSYQIRSSIAAPIDSVYCERLGNNAVHAAMAGKTRTLIGLVNNKFVHLPIEQVVSERKYVNPESSLWRDALDATGQPTTMI, via the coding sequence ATGAAAAAAACGGACTTTTCCATTTCTACATTGGGAGAATGTAAAATACAGTCTCCTATTATGCTGTCGGAAACACACGGAGATCTGATTGCAAACTATGTTACCGATAACGAATTTATAAGATATAATTTGGATGCCTCCTTGGGTGAAACAGGAGAGCCTTTAACTCACGCCGACATTATCGAAAAGGCCGGGCCTCGTCAAAAGATCTACTTTAGCCCCAACTATGTACATGCTGCAATTGCTACCTGCGGAGGTTTATGCCCCGGTATAAATGATGTTATAAGGGCTATAGTACGCTGTCTGTGGACAAGGTACGGAGTCCGCCGAATCAGCGGTATAAAATTCGGATATAAGGGATTTATTTCCGAATATGGGTTTTCTCCCGTTCCATTGACTCCTGAAGCAGTAAACGGAATCCATAAAACGGGAGGTTCTTTTTTGGGCACTTCCCGAGGCGGAGGTACAAGGGTCACCGAAATAGTAGACGGAATCGAGCAGATGAATATCAATATGGTATTTTTTATCGGCGGTGACGGTACGCAAAAAGGAGCTCTCGAAGTTTCAAGAGAAATTGAAAGGCGTAAATTAAAAATTTCGGTAATAGGTATTCCCAAAACTATAGATAATGATCTTTCTTTTATACAAAAGTCTTTCGGATTCGATACGGCTATTGCAAAGGCTACCGAATCTGTTGCAGCGGCCAATATGGAGGCCAGTTCTCAAATCAACGGTATAGGCTTGGTAAAGCTTATGGGAAGGGAGTCGGGCTTTATCGCAACCCATACGGCTATTGCCTGTCATGAGGCGCACTTTGTTCTTATACCCGAAGTCCGCTTTGAATTGGGCGGTGAAAACGGCTTTTTAAAGCTTTTGGAAAAAAAGCTTATTGAAAATGGTTATGCCCTCATTGTTGCAGCCGAAGGCGCCGGTCAGCATTTAATGAATATTGAAGAAGAAACGGATGCTTCAGGAAACAAAAAACTTGCGGATATAGGTTTGTTTTTGAAAAAAGAAATAACCGAGTATTTTGATAAGATCGGGATGCATATAAACTTAAAATACATTGATCCCAGTTATCAGATTAGATCTTCAATTGCAGCTCCCATCGATTCGGTTTATTGCGAACGCTTAGGCAACAATGCGGTTCATGCTGCTATGGCAGGGAAGACCCGCACCCTTATAGGGCTTGTAAACAATAAATTTGTGCACCTGCCGATTGAACAAGTTGTCTCGGAAAGAAAATATGTTAACCCTGAAAGTTCTTTGTGGCGTGATGCACTGGATGCTACAGGCCAGCCCACGACAATGATATAG
- a CDS encoding DUF192 domain-containing protein yields the protein MIFKKVIIVFLMLCFFASCSSQNKMETEDIFIEKISREETEETNEEAKTEESVKKNIEKISVELAITPAQQQRGFMERKLIPEGTGMIFLYKEDTKLRFWMKNTPHPLSIAFIDSSGIIKEIYDMTPYSLETVESTYSVRYALEVPQGMFKRMDIKEGDKLTQETIFLLKRKIQ from the coding sequence ATGATTTTTAAAAAGGTTATAATAGTATTTTTAATGCTTTGTTTTTTTGCTTCGTGCTCTTCTCAAAATAAAATGGAAACTGAAGATATTTTTATAGAAAAAATCTCAAGAGAAGAGACAGAAGAAACAAATGAAGAAGCAAAAACCGAAGAATCCGTTAAAAAAAATATCGAAAAAATAAGTGTGGAACTTGCAATCACTCCTGCCCAGCAGCAAAGAGGCTTTATGGAGCGGAAGCTTATCCCTGAAGGTACGGGAATGATTTTTTTGTACAAGGAAGATACTAAGTTAAGATTTTGGATGAAGAACACGCCTCACCCTCTTTCAATTGCTTTTATTGACAGCTCCGGTATAATTAAAGAAATATACGATATGACGCCTTATAGTCTGGAAACAGTTGAAAGTACTTATTCCGTACGCTATGCTCTTGAGGTTCCTCAAGGTATGTTTAAAAGAATGGACATAAAAGAAGGCGATAAATTGACGCAGGAAACAATTTTTCTGTTAAAGAGAAAGATTCAATAA
- a CDS encoding Crp/Fnr family transcriptional regulator has translation MLQLSFLNFKKGSYILIEGKSDTDHFYIIQSGKVQVAKEDEVVAEEGGNVLGPGDFLGVVSCMSGHTQIETAIALTDALLISVPYGQFPHLIEKNTSVAMKIIYSFSKKMRYLDEALTRITLKRNVVTGISHLFTIGEYYLRMSKFDLALYAYYHYLKAQPKGEFADAAQKRVMAIKAMGVKIPMEVLEPPTNQMIRLYDKEHMIFCECQSGTELYIIQKGHVKITKILDNNEVLLAVLKEGDMFGEMALLENKPRSASAIVTEEGCQLLAVNRQNFNQMVSTQPQLIARLTTTFADRIWAMYKQLANTLIKDHVEKMYDMLAIQLEKSRIKPVKGKYHTFNFGPVELANMCGIPKEEVSEAVTKFLKQPIVRCDGSKISITDELELSKQAAYFKKMQEIEKSRINARAKSGGYW, from the coding sequence TTGTTACAGCTGTCATTTTTGAATTTTAAAAAAGGCTCATATATTCTCATAGAAGGAAAGTCGGATACCGATCATTTTTATATTATACAAAGCGGAAAGGTGCAAGTCGCAAAGGAAGATGAGGTAGTTGCTGAAGAAGGCGGCAATGTTTTGGGGCCGGGAGACTTTTTAGGTGTTGTTTCCTGTATGTCCGGGCACACCCAAATCGAAACGGCTATTGCTTTGACCGATGCGCTTTTAATTTCCGTTCCATACGGCCAGTTCCCCCATCTGATTGAAAAGAATACTTCTGTTGCAATGAAGATAATTTACTCTTTTTCAAAAAAGATGCGCTATTTGGATGAGGCCTTAACCCGCATTACTCTAAAAAGGAATGTTGTAACTGGCATTTCCCATCTTTTTACAATCGGTGAATATTATTTGAGGATGTCCAAATTTGATTTGGCCCTTTATGCATATTATCATTATTTAAAGGCTCAGCCCAAGGGTGAATTTGCTGATGCAGCTCAAAAAAGGGTTATGGCTATCAAGGCTATGGGGGTAAAAATCCCTATGGAAGTTCTTGAACCTCCTACAAACCAAATGATAAGGCTCTACGATAAAGAGCACATGATTTTCTGTGAGTGTCAATCCGGAACCGAGCTCTATATTATTCAAAAAGGCCATGTAAAAATAACAAAGATTCTTGATAATAATGAAGTTCTGTTGGCTGTCTTAAAAGAAGGCGATATGTTCGGCGAAATGGCCCTTTTGGAAAATAAACCCCGCTCTGCAAGTGCTATTGTTACCGAAGAAGGATGTCAGCTTTTAGCTGTAAACCGCCAAAACTTTAATCAAATGGTTTCAACTCAACCTCAGCTGATTGCCCGCCTTACAACTACCTTTGCGGATAGAATCTGGGCAATGTACAAGCAGCTTGCCAATACTCTTATCAAGGACCATGTCGAAAAAATGTATGATATGCTTGCTATTCAGCTTGAAAAATCCAGAATTAAACCGGTAAAGGGCAAGTACCATACCTTTAACTTCGGCCCCGTCGAGTTGGCAAATATGTGCGGCATACCTAAAGAGGAAGTATCCGAGGCCGTTACAAAATTTTTAAAACAACCGATAGTAAGATGTGACGGATCTAAAATTTCCATAACGGACGAGTTGGAGCTTTCAAAGCAGGCCGCCTACTTTAAGAAGATGCAGGAAATTGAAAAATCCCGTATAAATGCCCGTGCAAAGAGCGGCGGATATTGGTAG
- a CDS encoding M20 family metallo-hydrolase yields MSTFKKITDFIESKTNDIIGLERLLTSIPAMAPESDGDGELKKCEALEKYLKEAGFSNFERLDAPDERVSSKIRPNLIVTIPGKNDKERLWIMSHLDVVPPGDLSKWESDPWTVIEKDGKLIGRGVEDNQQGLVSSVFAALAFIKLGITPEHTIKLLFVADEEVGSQYGIIYLLNKHNLFTNDDLILVPDGGDPKGETIEIAEKTGLWLKVITKGVQTHASMPNTGKNAFVAACDLALRLNDLENHFNKKDDLFSPNYSTFQPTKKEANVPNVNTIPGDDVFYVDCRILPSYDVNEVLKEMQKRASEVEKKYGVGIRFEYDEPEASPATPKDAKIVSLLSSAVKKVKGIETSTIGIGGGTVAACLRSKGFNAVVWSSLDDSCHQPNEYAFIKNIISDAKVMAAMMFGVENI; encoded by the coding sequence ATGAGCACCTTTAAAAAAATTACCGATTTTATTGAATCCAAAACAAACGATATTATAGGATTGGAAAGGCTTTTAACTTCCATTCCTGCCATGGCTCCGGAATCCGATGGAGACGGAGAATTAAAAAAATGTGAAGCCCTGGAAAAATATTTAAAAGAAGCGGGTTTTAGCAATTTTGAACGCTTAGATGCCCCAGATGAGAGGGTTTCTTCAAAAATACGCCCTAATCTGATTGTCACCATTCCCGGAAAAAACGATAAGGAAAGGCTCTGGATTATGAGCCATCTGGATGTAGTTCCGCCCGGAGACCTGTCTAAGTGGGAAAGCGATCCTTGGACTGTAATCGAAAAGGACGGAAAACTTATAGGCCGCGGAGTTGAAGACAACCAGCAGGGCCTTGTTTCTTCGGTTTTTGCAGCCTTGGCTTTTATCAAATTAGGAATCACCCCCGAACATACTATCAAGCTTTTATTTGTGGCCGATGAAGAAGTCGGCTCCCAATACGGCATAATTTACCTCCTCAATAAGCACAATCTTTTTACAAACGATGATTTGATTCTTGTACCAGATGGAGGCGACCCTAAGGGAGAAACGATAGAAATAGCCGAAAAAACCGGCCTTTGGCTAAAGGTTATTACGAAGGGCGTCCAAACCCATGCTTCAATGCCTAACACGGGCAAAAACGCCTTTGTTGCAGCCTGCGACCTTGCCCTCCGCTTAAACGACTTAGAAAATCATTTTAACAAAAAAGACGATTTATTTTCGCCTAATTATTCAACCTTTCAGCCGACTAAAAAAGAAGCCAATGTACCGAATGTAAACACAATTCCGGGAGACGATGTTTTTTATGTAGACTGCCGAATTCTTCCTTCTTACGATGTAAACGAAGTCCTAAAAGAAATGCAAAAAAGAGCTTCAGAGGTTGAAAAAAAGTATGGAGTGGGTATCAGATTTGAATATGATGAACCTGAGGCCTCTCCTGCAACACCTAAGGATGCGAAGATTGTAAGCCTTCTTTCATCTGCCGTAAAAAAGGTAAAAGGAATTGAAACCTCTACGATAGGAATAGGAGGCGGAACGGTCGCTGCCTGTCTGCGCTCTAAGGGCTTTAATGCCGTTGTTTGGAGCTCCCTTGATGACAGCTGCCACCAGCCCAACGAATATGCTTTTATAAAGAATATCATAAGCGATGCAAAGGTTATGGCAGCTATGATGTTCGGTGTCGAAAATATTTAA
- a CDS encoding KamA family radical SAM protein: MSEKNWREFSAAETADFEQPVLISSAFQKLIEESEPEDSNALLLQVEPSACEKTVCSYETADPLGEQKYCITPYLVHQYENRVLLITTGKCLSYCRYCFRRGLTARSQSYIGDGELKAVTDYIKKMPQVTEILVSGGDPLSGGFKKLEKVLDGLRTIKEDLLIRLCTRAPIFAPELFTEELLHLLKKTKPLWLIPHINHPAELGKEQTNALNACIEAGIPIQSQTVLLKGVNDNEKTLIKLFHKLTCMGIKPGYLFQLDPAAGTSHFRVPLKEALDLWERVEPKLSGLSRPQFAVDLPEGGGKFSLSALIYSKKIIEQKEDSSFSALGADGVIHKYTY; the protein is encoded by the coding sequence ATGAGCGAAAAAAATTGGAGGGAATTTTCGGCTGCTGAAACAGCAGATTTTGAGCAGCCCGTCTTAATTTCCTCCGCTTTTCAAAAACTGATAGAAGAATCAGAACCCGAAGACTCAAATGCCCTCCTCCTCCAAGTTGAGCCTTCAGCCTGCGAAAAAACCGTATGCTCTTACGAAACAGCCGACCCTCTCGGCGAGCAAAAATACTGTATCACACCCTATCTTGTTCATCAATACGAAAACAGGGTACTTCTTATAACGACAGGAAAATGCCTTTCATATTGCCGTTATTGCTTTAGACGGGGCCTTACCGCCCGATCTCAAAGCTATATTGGAGACGGAGAATTAAAGGCAGTTACGGACTACATCAAAAAGATGCCTCAGGTTACGGAAATCCTTGTTTCAGGCGGAGACCCTTTAAGCGGAGGTTTTAAAAAGCTTGAAAAGGTTTTGGACGGCCTGAGAACAATAAAGGAAGACCTTTTGATAAGACTGTGCACGAGGGCTCCGATTTTTGCACCCGAACTTTTTACTGAAGAACTTTTACATCTTTTGAAAAAAACAAAGCCCCTATGGCTCATTCCGCATATAAACCATCCCGCAGAGCTTGGAAAAGAGCAAACAAATGCCTTAAATGCCTGCATTGAAGCCGGTATACCCATTCAAAGCCAAACGGTTCTTCTAAAAGGTGTAAACGATAATGAAAAAACTTTGATTAAACTTTTTCATAAGCTTACCTGCATGGGCATAAAACCGGGCTATCTTTTTCAGTTGGATCCTGCAGCCGGAACCTCCCATTTCCGTGTTCCTTTAAAAGAGGCCTTAGACCTTTGGGAAAGAGTCGAACCGAAACTTTCAGGACTATCCCGTCCTCAGTTTGCGGTTGACCTTCCGGAAGGAGGAGGTAAATTTTCTCTTTCAGCTCTTATTTATTCTAAAAAAATCATAGAGCAAAAGGAAGATTCAAGTTTTAGTGCCCTTGGTGCGGACGGTGTTATACATAAGTATACATATTAA
- a CDS encoding sigma-70 family RNA polymerase sigma factor, whose amino-acid sequence MTENLLLQYIKDSKKYPLLSAEQEAELADEVKKGNTEAIEVLVTSNLRLVIKMAKKFSSNENQILELIQEGNMGLMKAASKFSKSFKVRFSSYAAWWIKQSFIRYLNSADKVIKLPVRKEALIRQVHKEEENYKIKYGILPSYSQLAEIMKEKVDIIAQIKSFNYTDICSLDDPVDNERSANLYDFIPCNTYNPEEEFIDNEFKEKLNKCLEILNDREKDVLRNRYGLDGTMTSTTFAVLGKKYSISAESIRQTQLRALKKLRADTNKIKAMVSV is encoded by the coding sequence ATGACGGAGAATCTGCTTTTACAATACATTAAGGATAGCAAAAAATATCCTCTTTTATCAGCCGAGCAAGAAGCAGAATTAGCCGATGAGGTAAAAAAAGGCAATACAGAGGCTATAGAGGTTCTTGTTACATCAAACTTGCGGCTTGTAATAAAAATGGCTAAAAAGTTCAGCTCAAATGAAAACCAAATTTTGGAACTCATTCAAGAAGGTAATATGGGTCTCATGAAGGCTGCTTCTAAATTTTCAAAATCGTTTAAAGTCCGTTTTTCAAGCTATGCAGCTTGGTGGATAAAACAATCTTTTATAAGATACTTGAATTCTGCCGACAAAGTTATAAAACTTCCCGTAAGAAAAGAAGCCTTAATCCGCCAAGTACACAAAGAAGAAGAAAACTATAAAATAAAATACGGAATTTTACCTTCTTATAGCCAGCTTGCAGAAATAATGAAAGAAAAAGTAGATATTATCGCTCAGATAAAATCGTTTAATTATACAGATATATGCAGTTTAGACGATCCTGTTGATAACGAAAGATCGGCAAACCTGTATGATTTTATTCCGTGTAATACCTATAACCCCGAAGAAGAGTTTATAGATAACGAATTCAAAGAAAAATTAAATAAGTGTTTGGAAATACTTAATGACCGCGAAAAAGATGTTTTAAGAAACCGATACGGTCTTGACGGTACTATGACCTCGACCACCTTTGCCGTCTTAGGAAAAAAATATTCAATCTCGGCTGAATCCATCCGTCAAACCCAGCTGAGAGCCCTAAAAAAATTAAGAGCCGATACAAATAAGATTAAAGCAATGGTCTCGGTATAG